A region of Domibacillus sp. DTU_2020_1001157_1_SI_ALB_TIR_016 DNA encodes the following proteins:
- a CDS encoding GH25 family lysozyme → MKIVDVSHHQGSINWAAAAKELDLAILRVQDGSSIQDRTYSQNAAGCKANNIPFGNYAFCRFVSIDDAKKEAQDFWNRGDKNAFFWIADVEVKTMEDISAGTQAYLDELRRLGAKKVGLYTGHHTYRAFGADQVDADFVWLPRYSSQKPDYSCDLWQYTDNGRLAGVSGPVDLSRLNSDKTLAFFLNTITVASTPGTYRIFTGTFSTDESAEAAADTIKKATGFHTFSKDKRVWTGTFLSREAAEAGRNVIARKVGLNPQIRHENR, encoded by the coding sequence ATGAAAATTGTCGATGTATCTCATCATCAAGGCAGTATTAACTGGGCAGCTGCAGCAAAAGAACTGGATTTGGCGATTCTTCGGGTGCAGGATGGCTCGAGTATTCAGGACCGAACCTATTCCCAAAATGCGGCTGGCTGCAAAGCAAATAACATTCCATTTGGCAATTACGCATTTTGCCGATTTGTTTCTATAGACGATGCGAAAAAGGAAGCGCAGGATTTTTGGAACCGAGGCGATAAAAACGCTTTCTTTTGGATAGCGGACGTTGAAGTAAAAACGATGGAGGATATAAGCGCGGGCACGCAGGCTTATCTCGATGAATTACGCCGCCTGGGCGCAAAAAAAGTGGGGCTGTATACAGGTCATCATACATATAGGGCATTTGGTGCCGATCAGGTAGATGCGGACTTTGTCTGGCTTCCCCGCTATAGCAGCCAAAAGCCGGATTATTCTTGTGACTTGTGGCAATATACAGATAATGGCCGTCTTGCAGGTGTTTCTGGGCCTGTTGATTTAAGCCGGTTAAACAGCGACAAAACATTAGCATTTTTTCTCAATACCATTACAGTGGCTTCTACACCAGGCACATACCGGATTTTCACCGGTACGTTCTCAACTGACGAAAGCGCAGAAGCGGCGGCGGATACAATCAAAAAAGCAACTGGTTTTCACACATTCTCGAAAGACAAGAGGGTATGGACAGGCACCTTCCTAAGCAGAGAAGCGGCAGAAGCCGGCCGGAATGTAATCGCCCGGAAAGTCGGTTTGAATCCCCAGATTCGTCATGAAAATAGATAA
- a CDS encoding metallophosphoesterase has product MKLLLLFVLFIVSLILFYKAYKNTHEVAFKKIHLSSIDSIDSTSSLAILHISDMHLENISISPEQLYNKLAGERIDLIALTGDFLDKKRSIPRLIPYLDMLNRLNPQYGMYAVFGNHDYRLSKTDFNSLKNVLEKHGCKTLQNAHETILVEGKPLNIIGVDDFHTKKSDLQASFSNVKEGYRLVLTHDPNIVLGMESYAYHYLLAGHFHGGQIYWPKPYHLAKLGRTMMRMDMIKGLHYYHEKPLYISEGLGQTSINIRVGSRPEITLHELSLNTAENEKALTAV; this is encoded by the coding sequence ATGAAATTGTTGTTGTTGTTTGTATTGTTTATCGTTTCGCTGATCCTCTTTTATAAGGCTTATAAGAATACACATGAAGTGGCGTTTAAAAAAATTCACTTGTCTTCAATAGATTCCATTGACTCAACCAGCTCTCTCGCTATATTACACATTTCAGATATGCACCTTGAGAATATTTCTATTTCCCCTGAGCAGCTTTATAACAAACTGGCAGGCGAGAGAATAGACCTTATTGCCCTCACCGGAGACTTTTTAGATAAAAAACGAAGCATCCCTCGATTAATTCCCTATTTAGATATGTTGAACCGCTTGAATCCTCAATATGGTATGTATGCTGTATTTGGAAACCATGATTATCGTTTAAGCAAAACGGATTTTAACTCTTTAAAAAATGTATTGGAAAAGCACGGCTGTAAAACACTTCAAAATGCACATGAAACCATTTTGGTGGAAGGAAAACCTCTCAACATTATTGGAGTGGACGACTTTCATACAAAGAAAAGCGATTTGCAGGCATCATTTTCGAATGTCAAAGAAGGATACCGCCTTGTTTTAACTCATGATCCAAACATTGTTCTTGGTATGGAGAGTTACGCATACCATTATCTTTTGGCTGGCCATTTTCATGGCGGTCAAATTTACTGGCCCAAGCCGTACCATCTTGCAAAACTGGGACGCACGATGATGCGGATGGATATGATTAAAGGGCTGCACTATTATCATGAAAAACCTCTTTATATAAGTGAAGGATTGGGACAAACCTCTATTAACATAAGAGTGGGGAGCCGCCCTGAAATCACTCTTCATGAACTATCCTTGAATACTGCTGAAAATGAGAAGGCTTTGACAGCCGTATAA
- a CDS encoding SIR2 family protein, producing MIEELAAAIKKKKAILFAGSGVSKNLGLPDYSEMIHQIAENFGYNPDEFTAWGNNDFLTLAEYYCLEKGSLGELRSWMDRKWHNPKIELEHSEIHRMLIELNFPLIYTTNFDRWLEEAHDFYGKPYTKITNVADITQIEEGKTQIVKFHGDFDDDSSIVLTESSFFKRLDFETSLDIKLRSDSLEKSLLFIGYSLSDINIRYMLYKLHNQWKISKYEHLRPKSYILLNERNPIKETILKERGITPIIYENENPGKSLHAFLTDLLKLAREEA from the coding sequence TTGATAGAGGAGTTAGCCGCTGCAATCAAAAAGAAAAAAGCCATTTTGTTTGCCGGATCTGGCGTCTCTAAAAATTTGGGACTGCCGGATTACTCAGAAATGATTCATCAAATTGCTGAAAATTTCGGTTATAACCCAGACGAGTTTACAGCATGGGGTAACAATGACTTTTTAACGCTGGCTGAGTATTATTGTTTAGAAAAAGGGTCACTCGGTGAACTGCGCAGCTGGATGGACCGAAAATGGCATAATCCGAAGATTGAGCTTGAACACTCGGAGATCCATCGAATGCTGATTGAATTGAATTTCCCCTTAATTTATACAACCAATTTCGACCGCTGGCTTGAAGAGGCACATGACTTTTATGGAAAGCCGTACACGAAAATCACCAATGTTGCGGATATTACTCAAATTGAGGAAGGAAAAACGCAGATTGTCAAATTTCATGGTGACTTTGACGATGACTCCTCTATTGTGTTAACGGAATCCAGTTTTTTTAAGAGGCTGGATTTTGAAACATCCCTGGATATTAAGCTCCGTTCAGACTCATTAGAGAAATCTTTGCTTTTTATCGGGTACAGCCTTTCGGATATTAATATCCGCTATATGCTTTATAAGTTGCATAATCAGTGGAAAATTTCTAAATACGAACATTTAAGGCCAAAATCGTACATCTTGCTGAATGAACGAAATCCTATTAAAGAAACAATCCTAAAAGAAAGAGGGATTACCCCGATCATTTATGAAAATGAAAATCCCGGAAAATCTCTTCATGCTTTTTTAACGGATTTACTCAAACTTGCCCGAGAAGAAGCGTAA
- the thrS gene encoding threonine--tRNA ligase, with amino-acid sequence MNQKNIMITFPNGETKSFLQGITLEEIAQSISPGLKKRSAAGMVNGVLWDMKRSIDESASIVLFDLQSKEGTGVMRHTAAHVLAQAVKRLYGSVHLGVGPVIENGFYYDINIDQPLNPDDLKRIEKEMNRIIAENLEIRREEWTRQEAEEYFKDDPLKLELLERIPPEEKITAYRQGEFVDLCRGPHLPSTRFLKAFKLTHVSGAYWRGDSRNQMLQRVYGAAFASKKELDDYFHFLEKAQNRNHRKLGNELELFMFSEEAPGMPFYLANGQIIRNELESFLRELQFKHRYQEVRTPTMMNQGLWERSGHWDHYKDNMYFSQVDQQRFALKPMNCPGHMLIFKDKLRSYRDLPIRMAEFGQVHRHEFSGALNGMLRVRTFCQDDAHIFVRPDQIEDEIASALELIDYVYSVFGFPYEIELSTRPADSMGSRELWDQAEGALKRVLDKLGQEYRVNEGDGAFYGPKIDIHIKDALRRSHQCATVQLDFQMPEKFDLSYIDEQNQKVRPVVIHRAVFGSLDRFLGILVEHFAGAFPVWLAPVQVKVIAVSNDVHQTYAEEIMQQLQQAGIRAEWDAREEKLGYKIREAQMKKIPYTLVVGDEECASQTVNVRRYGQRDASQRRIDTFVDEIKEVVKKRSLNAVDGV; translated from the coding sequence ATGAATCAAAAAAACATTATGATTACATTTCCAAACGGGGAGACAAAAAGCTTTTTACAGGGGATCACTCTAGAAGAGATTGCCCAGTCGATCAGTCCGGGTTTAAAAAAGAGATCAGCAGCCGGAATGGTAAACGGTGTTCTCTGGGATATGAAACGAAGCATTGACGAATCCGCCAGTATTGTATTATTTGATCTCCAATCAAAAGAGGGAACAGGTGTGATGCGCCATACAGCCGCCCACGTACTGGCACAGGCCGTAAAACGATTGTATGGATCCGTTCACTTAGGCGTGGGGCCGGTTATTGAAAACGGCTTTTATTATGACATAAACATCGATCAGCCGTTAAACCCTGATGATTTAAAAAGAATTGAAAAAGAAATGAATCGAATCATTGCCGAAAACCTGGAGATCCGCCGCGAGGAATGGACACGGCAGGAAGCGGAAGAATATTTTAAGGATGATCCATTAAAGCTGGAGCTGCTAGAGCGTATTCCGCCGGAAGAAAAAATCACGGCTTACCGTCAGGGAGAGTTCGTTGATTTGTGCCGGGGCCCGCATTTACCGTCTACGCGCTTTTTAAAGGCTTTTAAACTGACACATGTATCCGGTGCATACTGGCGCGGTGACAGCCGCAACCAAATGCTTCAGCGCGTTTATGGGGCTGCTTTTGCCTCAAAGAAAGAACTGGATGACTATTTTCATTTTCTGGAGAAAGCACAAAACCGAAATCACCGGAAGCTTGGCAATGAGTTAGAGCTGTTTATGTTCTCGGAAGAAGCGCCGGGTATGCCTTTTTATTTAGCGAACGGACAAATCATCCGGAACGAGCTTGAATCTTTTCTGCGGGAGCTTCAATTTAAGCATCGGTATCAGGAAGTACGGACACCGACTATGATGAATCAGGGGCTTTGGGAACGGTCTGGTCACTGGGACCATTATAAAGACAATATGTATTTTTCACAGGTTGACCAGCAGCGTTTTGCTCTGAAGCCGATGAACTGCCCGGGGCATATGCTTATTTTTAAAGATAAACTCCGTTCGTACCGCGATCTGCCGATTCGTATGGCCGAGTTTGGGCAGGTACACCGCCATGAATTCAGCGGAGCTCTCAATGGAATGCTGCGGGTCCGCACATTCTGCCAGGATGATGCCCACATCTTTGTAAGGCCGGACCAAATCGAAGACGAGATCGCCTCTGCCTTGGAATTAATTGATTATGTATACAGTGTCTTTGGCTTTCCATATGAAATAGAGCTTTCCACAAGACCGGCCGATTCGATGGGCAGCCGCGAATTATGGGATCAGGCGGAAGGGGCGTTAAAGAGGGTTTTAGATAAACTTGGACAGGAATACCGGGTGAATGAAGGGGATGGCGCTTTTTATGGACCTAAAATCGATATTCATATTAAAGACGCTTTAAGAAGAAGCCACCAATGCGCAACGGTACAGCTGGATTTTCAAATGCCTGAAAAATTTGATCTATCCTATATAGATGAACAAAACCAAAAAGTCCGGCCGGTTGTCATTCACCGAGCTGTTTTCGGGTCTCTTGACCGGTTTCTTGGCATTTTAGTCGAACATTTTGCTGGAGCGTTTCCTGTTTGGCTCGCGCCTGTACAGGTGAAAGTGATCGCTGTCTCGAATGATGTTCATCAAACATATGCCGAAGAAATCATGCAGCAATTACAGCAGGCCGGTATACGGGCGGAATGGGATGCTCGGGAAGAAAAACTCGGCTATAAAATAAGAGAAGCGCAAATGAAGAAAATACCGTATACATTAGTAGTAGGAGATGAAGAGTGTGCCAGTCAAACGGTCAATGTACGGCGTTACGGGCAAAGGGACGCGTCTCAAAGAAGGATAGATACATTTGTAGATGAGATAAAAGAAGTGGTGAAAAAACGAAGTCTGAACGCTGTGGACGGAGTATAA
- a CDS encoding sodium:alanine symporter family protein, which yields MESFEQIVASLSGWIWGVPMIILLLGCGLILNVRIGFFQFRYFPHIMKQTFGKMFSKGDAPGSVTPFQASTSALASTVGAANIVGVPLAIGLGGPGAVFWMWLVALIGMGTKYSEVVLGLKYRTKNEAGEWSGGPMHYIEKGLGWKSVATFFAFFLMLEVIASTMVQSNSLSITVESSFGIPPLATGIVVLLAVGIVTYGGIKRIGSVTEKFVPIMVVLYLICSGLVLAGNLSEIPTAFGLIFYHAFTPISAAGGFAGASVAAAIRWGLARGIYSNEAGMGTAPIAHSTAMNDHPAKQGLWGVFEVLVDTIIVCTSTALVVLTSGAWKEVEANDASTMVIEAFATVVGHGAAGVILSISLFFFVLSTVLVVVFYGEKQAEYLFGIQFSKLMRIVYLAAILAGAVGALEFIWQFLDLMLALIIVPNVIALVFLSKEVREITKDYIKKYI from the coding sequence TTGGAGAGTTTTGAGCAAATCGTCGCTTCGCTGTCAGGATGGATCTGGGGAGTGCCAATGATTATTTTATTATTAGGATGCGGCCTGATTTTAAATGTCCGGATTGGTTTTTTTCAGTTCCGGTACTTCCCTCACATTATGAAGCAGACATTTGGCAAAATGTTCTCAAAAGGAGATGCACCCGGCTCTGTTACGCCTTTTCAGGCTTCTACGTCTGCCCTGGCTTCCACAGTCGGAGCGGCCAATATTGTCGGAGTACCTCTTGCGATTGGGCTGGGCGGGCCTGGAGCCGTTTTTTGGATGTGGCTCGTTGCGCTTATCGGCATGGGAACCAAATATTCAGAAGTGGTTCTCGGATTAAAGTACCGTACAAAAAATGAGGCCGGCGAGTGGAGCGGCGGGCCTATGCATTATATTGAAAAGGGACTCGGCTGGAAATCGGTCGCCACCTTTTTTGCTTTTTTTCTTATGCTTGAAGTGATTGCAAGTACGATGGTCCAATCTAATTCCCTGTCTATCACCGTCGAATCTTCCTTCGGTATTCCGCCGCTGGCAACAGGGATTGTGGTCTTGCTGGCTGTTGGCATCGTAACCTATGGAGGCATTAAACGAATCGGTTCTGTTACCGAAAAGTTTGTGCCGATCATGGTCGTTCTGTATTTAATTTGCTCAGGGCTTGTGCTGGCTGGAAATCTGTCTGAAATCCCAACAGCCTTTGGCTTAATTTTCTATCACGCTTTTACGCCTATTTCGGCTGCCGGAGGCTTTGCAGGTGCGAGTGTAGCTGCTGCTATTCGCTGGGGGCTTGCCCGCGGTATTTACTCAAATGAAGCAGGCATGGGAACAGCGCCTATCGCCCATTCAACGGCTATGAACGATCATCCAGCCAAACAGGGCTTATGGGGCGTGTTCGAAGTGCTGGTGGATACCATTATTGTCTGTACATCAACTGCACTCGTCGTATTAACATCAGGTGCCTGGAAAGAAGTCGAAGCGAATGACGCTTCGACGATGGTGATCGAAGCATTTGCCACCGTTGTCGGTCATGGGGCTGCCGGTGTAATTCTTTCCATTTCTTTATTCTTTTTCGTATTATCTACCGTACTGGTAGTGGTTTTTTATGGAGAAAAACAGGCGGAATATTTATTTGGGATTCAGTTTTCCAAGCTGATGCGCATTGTTTACTTAGCGGCTATTTTAGCCGGAGCCGTCGGGGCTCTTGAGTTTATCTGGCAGTTCCTTGATTTAATGCTGGCATTGATTATTGTGCCAAATGTAATTGCCCTCGTGTTCTTAAGCAAAGAAGTTCGTGAAATAACAAAAGATTACATTAAAAAATATATTTAG
- a CDS encoding GNAT family N-acetyltransferase, translating to MNTWYMALSEYFPANEMKSEEHFELLLEDKGCSYKIEEGADYVLAYFEQEDFLFVDYVLVHSHSRSAGLGSRIMDQLKKKKKPILLEVEPESIHEPDTIKRVHFYKKIGFQCIDHIQYVRRHPVTKELNEMKLYCWSFAPKSDRWIIEKMAAVYQEVHAYQSKALYGTQPQEINEILILREHTYNQAK from the coding sequence ATGAACACTTGGTATATGGCACTATCAGAATATTTTCCTGCAAATGAAATGAAATCAGAAGAGCATTTTGAGCTTCTTCTGGAAGACAAAGGCTGTTCCTACAAGATTGAAGAAGGTGCTGACTATGTACTCGCTTATTTTGAACAGGAGGATTTTTTATTTGTAGATTACGTACTGGTACATAGCCATAGCCGGAGCGCAGGTTTAGGAAGCCGAATCATGGACCAGTTGAAAAAGAAGAAAAAGCCTATCCTTCTTGAAGTAGAGCCGGAGTCGATTCATGAACCGGATACGATTAAACGGGTTCACTTTTACAAAAAAATCGGCTTTCAATGTATTGATCACATCCAATACGTGCGCAGGCACCCGGTCACTAAAGAACTGAATGAAATGAAGCTTTATTGCTGGTCTTTCGCACCAAAATCAGATAGATGGATAATAGAGAAGATGGCTGCTGTTTATCAGGAAGTTCATGCTTACCAATCAAAAGCTTTGTATGGGACACAACCGCAGGAAATCAATGAAATTCTTATTCTACGGGAACATACATACAACCAGGCTAAATAA
- a CDS encoding class I SAM-dependent methyltransferase produces MQLSPKIYHSLVRPKWFTKIYIQNNIQRHFDLTGQKVLDFGAGTGANCMLCSPDYYVGIDPDTNRIDFAKRLYAAYQFEAFSGNELPVEENSFDVILIIAVLHHIPPDMVRHYIKEFKRILRPNGKVVVIEPYLCDASPICNWFMKTNDKGDYIQKEEQYLDYFTKEHFRYNVISRFKKCFLYNELYFTAFL; encoded by the coding sequence GTGCAATTATCCCCTAAAATTTATCACTCACTGGTTCGGCCAAAATGGTTTACAAAAATTTATATTCAAAATAACATTCAACGGCACTTTGATTTAACGGGGCAGAAAGTGCTGGACTTCGGAGCGGGTACAGGTGCGAACTGCATGTTATGTTCACCTGATTATTACGTTGGGATAGATCCTGATACAAATAGGATTGACTTTGCCAAAAGGCTGTATGCGGCTTATCAATTTGAAGCATTTAGCGGCAATGAACTCCCTGTGGAAGAAAACAGCTTTGATGTCATTTTGATTATTGCGGTTCTGCATCATATTCCGCCAGACATGGTTCGACATTACATCAAAGAATTCAAACGCATTTTAAGACCGAATGGAAAAGTAGTGGTCATTGAACCTTACTTATGTGATGCATCTCCGATCTGTAATTGGTTTATGAAAACCAACGATAAAGGGGATTATATTCAAAAGGAAGAACAGTATCTTGATTATTTCACAAAGGAACATTTTCGCTACAATGTGATCAGCAGGTTTAAAAAATGCTTTCTTTATAACGAATTGTACTTTACAGCGTTTCTCTAA
- the ileS gene encoding isoleucine--tRNA ligase has protein sequence MKETAFERETRIRAAWEKKGTFRQSITNREGRETFVFYEGPPTANGLPHAGHALGRTIKDFVARYKTMSGYQVIRKAGWDTHGLPVELGVEKQLKIRGKDEIEQYGVESFIEKCKESVFSYEKEWRKFTESLGYWVDMGDPYITLENNYIESVWNILASIHNKGLLYKGHRVVPYCPNCETSLSSHETAQGYKDVSDLSATAKFRIKGKENEYLLGWTTTPWTLPANVALAVHPDIDYVKVRRGSEIFVVAKKLVDQVMQGKGEVLKVIKGHELADTAYEAPFDFVSVTNGHKVVLADFVTDTSGTGLVHIAPAYGEDDYRAVQANGLDFVNVVDRKGRYTDVVTPLAGKFVKECDVEIIKLLAGKNLLFHKQKYEHSYPHCWRCDSPLLYYAMEGWFIRTTAVKELMQKHNQSVEWFPDHMKEGRFGNFLENMVDWNIGRSRYWGTPLNIWQCGECGKERAPHSIKELQQWAAGAIPDNIELHKPYVDKVKLLCECGASMKRTPEVIDVWFDSGSMPYAQYHYPFENKALFEKQFPADVIAEGVDQTRGWFYSLLAVSVLFTGKLPYKRVLSLGHILDENGQKMSKSKGNALDPVELIEEFGADALRWALLADSAPWNNKRFSKGLVSQAKSKMVDTLLNVHSFYSLYAEIDHFDPEEEGEETRSVLDEWILSRLNTVIKDVQAFLDAYDFTAGARSIASFVEDMSNWYVRRSRQRFWGTGMNPDKRAAFRTLHEALKKTAQLAAPYTPFLAEDIYFGLTGQSVHLSDYPKPEKNRINQQLEQEMGSVLQVVELTRSIRNAAKIKTKQPLAKLYILPAKHQGVSYLLSYTSIIQDETNVKHIQPAGALELVDYIVKLNFAAAGPKFGRHMGELKKRAEGLKKEEISRLLQGGSLDLELTDGTKVNLQKEDLLITKRVPEGFALAENDSFTVVLETALTDELKEEGTVREIIRAVQAYRKELNLPVELRVHLFIHAAADIQKMLQKHDQLVQGSLVLQSLHFEQREHMKAFVIDEKEVHLSLEK, from the coding sequence ATGAAAGAGACGGCATTTGAAAGAGAAACCCGGATCAGGGCAGCATGGGAAAAGAAAGGGACATTTCGCCAGTCCATTACAAACAGGGAAGGCCGGGAAACGTTTGTTTTTTATGAAGGGCCGCCTACTGCCAATGGTCTGCCGCATGCCGGCCACGCATTGGGGAGAACAATCAAGGATTTTGTAGCCCGCTACAAAACCATGTCCGGCTATCAGGTGATTCGAAAAGCAGGCTGGGATACGCACGGACTGCCGGTAGAGTTAGGAGTTGAAAAGCAGCTGAAGATCCGTGGAAAAGATGAAATTGAACAATACGGTGTTGAATCTTTTATTGAGAAATGCAAAGAAAGTGTATTTTCTTACGAAAAAGAATGGCGCAAGTTTACTGAGTCCCTTGGCTATTGGGTGGATATGGGCGATCCCTATATTACGCTTGAGAACAACTATATTGAATCGGTATGGAATATCCTGGCTTCCATTCACAATAAAGGATTGCTTTATAAAGGGCATCGCGTCGTTCCGTATTGTCCAAACTGCGAAACATCGCTTAGCTCTCATGAAACCGCTCAAGGCTATAAAGACGTTTCCGATTTATCTGCTACTGCTAAGTTCAGGATAAAAGGCAAAGAAAATGAGTACCTGCTGGGGTGGACCACCACGCCATGGACACTGCCTGCAAATGTCGCTCTTGCTGTTCACCCAGACATCGATTATGTGAAAGTGAGACGGGGATCAGAGATTTTTGTGGTCGCCAAAAAACTCGTTGATCAGGTGATGCAGGGAAAAGGAGAAGTTTTAAAGGTCATCAAGGGACATGAACTGGCAGATACGGCATATGAAGCACCGTTTGACTTTGTTTCGGTCACAAATGGCCATAAAGTGGTTTTAGCTGACTTCGTAACAGATACGAGCGGAACCGGTCTTGTGCATATAGCACCGGCATATGGAGAAGATGATTATCGGGCCGTCCAGGCCAATGGGCTTGATTTTGTGAATGTAGTAGACCGTAAAGGACGATATACCGATGTGGTTACACCGCTTGCTGGAAAATTTGTAAAAGAGTGCGATGTGGAGATTATTAAGCTGTTAGCGGGAAAAAACCTCTTGTTTCATAAACAAAAATATGAACACAGCTACCCGCACTGCTGGCGCTGTGACAGCCCACTTCTTTACTATGCAATGGAGGGCTGGTTTATTCGAACAACGGCTGTCAAAGAGCTTATGCAGAAGCATAACCAGTCGGTCGAATGGTTTCCGGATCATATGAAAGAAGGCCGGTTTGGAAACTTTCTAGAAAATATGGTCGACTGGAATATCGGCCGAAGCCGCTACTGGGGCACCCCATTAAATATTTGGCAATGCGGGGAATGCGGGAAAGAAAGAGCTCCTCATTCCATCAAAGAACTGCAGCAGTGGGCTGCAGGCGCAATACCGGATAACATTGAGCTTCATAAACCATACGTTGATAAAGTAAAGCTTTTATGTGAATGCGGCGCATCTATGAAACGGACTCCAGAAGTGATTGATGTCTGGTTTGACAGCGGGTCAATGCCTTATGCCCAGTATCATTATCCATTTGAGAACAAAGCGTTATTCGAAAAACAATTTCCGGCTGATGTCATTGCGGAAGGTGTGGATCAGACAAGAGGCTGGTTTTACAGCCTGTTAGCGGTCTCTGTTCTGTTTACCGGGAAACTTCCGTATAAACGCGTTCTTTCTTTAGGGCATATCCTGGATGAAAACGGGCAGAAAATGTCTAAAAGTAAAGGAAACGCCCTTGATCCGGTTGAACTGATCGAAGAGTTTGGCGCCGATGCGCTCAGATGGGCACTGCTTGCAGACAGCGCTCCATGGAATAACAAGCGTTTTTCAAAGGGACTGGTCAGCCAGGCCAAGTCAAAAATGGTGGATACACTGCTCAATGTGCATTCGTTTTATTCGCTGTATGCAGAAATTGACCATTTTGATCCTGAAGAAGAGGGAGAGGAAACACGATCTGTCCTTGATGAGTGGATCTTATCGCGGCTCAATACTGTTATTAAGGATGTGCAGGCGTTTTTAGATGCATACGATTTTACCGCAGGAGCGAGAAGTATCGCTTCCTTTGTCGAAGACATGAGCAACTGGTATGTACGGCGGTCCAGACAGCGTTTCTGGGGCACCGGAATGAATCCGGATAAGAGGGCTGCTTTCCGCACGCTGCACGAAGCTTTAAAGAAAACCGCTCAGCTGGCAGCGCCATACACACCCTTTCTCGCAGAAGACATTTATTTTGGGTTAACGGGGCAAAGTGTCCACTTATCTGATTATCCAAAACCGGAAAAGAATAGGATTAACCAGCAGTTAGAACAGGAAATGGGCAGTGTGCTGCAGGTGGTTGAGCTGACAAGATCAATCCGAAACGCGGCAAAAATCAAAACGAAGCAGCCGCTCGCCAAGCTTTATATTCTGCCCGCCAAGCATCAGGGCGTATCCTATTTGCTTTCATATACATCTATTATTCAAGATGAAACCAATGTAAAACACATTCAGCCCGCTGGCGCATTGGAGCTGGTCGATTATATCGTAAAGCTTAATTTTGCAGCGGCCGGACCGAAATTCGGCAGGCACATGGGTGAATTGAAGAAAAGAGCTGAAGGGCTGAAAAAGGAAGAGATCAGCCGACTGCTTCAAGGTGGCAGCCTGGATCTTGAACTGACAGATGGAACAAAAGTAAACCTTCAAAAAGAAGATCTGTTAATCACTAAGCGCGTACCAGAAGGATTTGCGCTTGCAGAAAACGATTCTTTCACGGTCGTTTTGGAGACAGCGTTAACCGATGAATTAAAAGAAGAAGGAACCGTAAGAGAAATCATCCGGGCTGTGCAGGCGTACCGGAAAGAATTGAACCTTCCTGTAGAGTTAAGAGTTCACTTATTTATCCATGCTGCCGCTGATATTCAGAAGATGCTTCAAAAGCATGATCAATTAGTGCAGGGCAGTCTGGTCCTGCAGTCTCTTCATTTTGAGCAGCGTGAACATATGAAAGCCTTTGTGATTGATGAAAAGGAAGTTCACCTTTCTTTGGAGAAGTAA